From a region of the Roseivirga sp. 4D4 genome:
- a CDS encoding helix-turn-helix domain-containing protein: MSKNLHIKNMVCQRCIMTVESDLKSLGIPYTEVHLGQVNLKAPLTINEKNLLVERLVKQGFELLEEGNSSLIDKVKTVIIDMIHHRQELPRINYSEYISEQVHKDYSYLSKLFSSVEGITIEKFIIKQKIEKVKELLSYGEKAFKEIAFDLDYSSVQHLSNQFKKETGMTPSQFKQMSRPERKPLDSL; encoded by the coding sequence ATGAGCAAAAATCTACATATCAAGAATATGGTTTGCCAACGTTGCATCATGACGGTGGAGTCAGACCTGAAATCTTTAGGTATTCCTTACACTGAGGTTCACCTCGGCCAAGTTAATTTGAAAGCCCCACTCACGATCAATGAGAAAAACTTATTGGTAGAAAGGCTTGTAAAACAGGGATTTGAGTTGCTTGAGGAGGGAAATAGTTCACTAATAGACAAGGTAAAGACGGTGATTATCGATATGATCCATCATCGGCAGGAGTTGCCAAGAATCAATTATTCAGAATATATATCGGAACAGGTTCATAAAGACTATAGCTATTTGAGTAAGCTATTTTCCTCTGTAGAGGGAATTACCATTGAGAAATTCATCATCAAACAAAAAATCGAAAAGGTGAAAGAGCTATTGTCCTATGGCGAAAAGGCTTTCAAAGAGATAGCCTTCGATCTTGATTACAGCAGTGTACAACATCTTTCTAATCAATTTAAAAAAGAGACAGGAATGACTCCCAGTCAGTTTAAACAAATGAGTAGGCCCGAACGAAAGCCACTCGATTCCCTATAG
- a CDS encoding heavy metal translocating P-type ATPase: MDTAILSKTDRGDSPAGGIKESYPVTGMTCAACAASVESILKHTEGVTEASVNFASGSVLVEYEDVLEPSDLREALQSVGYDLIINVEDPAEVQRELQHKHYQDIKWRTIWSAILTLPVFVLGMFFMSWVPGQWISMAFTIPILFWFGRSFYINAWKQARHKKANMDTLVALSTGIAFIFSVFNTIFPDFWHVRGIHPHVYYEAATVIITFISLGKLLEERAKSNTSSAIKKLIGLQPKTLKVIQNGEEVEMPIAAVQKGFTIVVRPGEKIPVDGAVVRGSSFVDESMITGEPVPVEKVVGSEVFAGTVNQKGSFQFTAKKVGDETLLSQIIKMVQEAQGSKAPVQKLVDKIAGIFVPIVIIVSIATFSTWMLTGGDDAFTHALLTSVAVLVIACPCALGLATPTAIMVGIGKGAENNILIKDAESLELGHKTNAIVLDKTGTITKGKPIVTAWHWENENNYYKEMLLAIETQSEHPLADAVVVKLKEEGFKPEAIESFQSITGMGVEAQSVEGEVFYVGNQRLLASKKISVSTVQADQSSHWRSQGKTVIFFASSRSVLAILAIADEIKESSAKAIKSLQNRGIRVYMLTGDNEQTAKAVADKVGIENYKAEVMPSEKAEFVKALQEQGKVVAMVGDGINDSHALAQADVSIAMGKGSDIAMDVAKMTLITSDLLAIPKALKLSRKTVQGIRQNLFWAFIYNIIGIPIAAGVLYSYNGFLLDPMIAGAAMAFSSVSVVANSLRLKTAKL, encoded by the coding sequence ATGGATACAGCAATATTATCAAAAACAGACAGAGGAGATAGCCCTGCGGGTGGTATTAAAGAGTCTTACCCGGTAACGGGCATGACCTGTGCGGCTTGTGCCGCCAGTGTAGAATCAATCTTAAAGCATACCGAAGGAGTAACCGAGGCCAGTGTTAACTTTGCCTCAGGTTCAGTACTTGTAGAGTATGAAGATGTTTTAGAGCCTTCAGATTTGAGAGAAGCCCTTCAATCGGTCGGTTATGATTTGATCATAAATGTTGAAGATCCAGCTGAGGTTCAGCGGGAATTGCAGCATAAGCACTATCAAGATATAAAATGGAGGACTATATGGTCGGCCATTTTAACGCTACCAGTATTTGTGCTGGGAATGTTCTTTATGAGTTGGGTACCAGGCCAGTGGATTTCTATGGCCTTTACAATTCCCATCCTTTTCTGGTTTGGAAGAAGCTTTTACATCAATGCCTGGAAACAGGCACGCCATAAGAAGGCCAACATGGATACTCTGGTTGCCCTCAGTACTGGAATTGCTTTTATATTCAGCGTTTTCAATACCATTTTTCCTGATTTCTGGCATGTCAGAGGGATTCATCCCCATGTCTATTATGAAGCTGCTACGGTAATTATCACCTTCATTTCACTCGGTAAACTACTAGAAGAAAGAGCCAAGTCCAATACTTCATCAGCCATAAAGAAACTTATCGGTTTGCAACCGAAGACCCTGAAGGTGATACAAAACGGTGAAGAGGTAGAAATGCCAATTGCTGCGGTCCAAAAAGGCTTCACTATTGTAGTAAGACCAGGAGAAAAGATACCCGTTGATGGAGCGGTAGTTAGAGGCAGTTCCTTTGTGGATGAAAGTATGATAACCGGTGAGCCTGTTCCGGTTGAAAAAGTGGTGGGCTCAGAAGTCTTTGCCGGTACGGTGAACCAGAAGGGCAGCTTTCAGTTTACGGCCAAAAAGGTAGGTGATGAAACGCTGCTTTCTCAAATCATCAAAATGGTGCAGGAAGCCCAAGGTAGTAAAGCACCAGTACAAAAGTTGGTCGATAAGATAGCAGGTATCTTTGTGCCTATAGTGATTATTGTATCTATTGCAACGTTCAGTACCTGGATGCTGACTGGTGGCGATGACGCCTTTACTCACGCCTTACTTACATCAGTTGCCGTACTCGTTATAGCCTGTCCCTGTGCATTAGGACTAGCCACTCCAACGGCTATTATGGTTGGGATAGGTAAAGGAGCTGAAAACAATATTCTTATAAAAGATGCAGAAAGCCTGGAGCTTGGTCATAAGACCAATGCTATAGTGCTTGACAAAACGGGTACAATAACAAAAGGCAAACCTATCGTAACAGCTTGGCACTGGGAGAATGAGAATAACTACTATAAAGAGATGCTTTTGGCGATTGAAACACAGTCGGAACACCCCTTGGCCGATGCCGTGGTAGTAAAATTAAAGGAGGAAGGTTTCAAACCAGAGGCTATTGAGTCCTTTCAGAGCATTACTGGAATGGGTGTTGAGGCCCAATCTGTTGAAGGGGAAGTATTTTATGTAGGGAATCAACGTCTGTTAGCGAGCAAGAAGATCTCTGTTTCGACTGTTCAGGCAGATCAATCAAGTCATTGGAGAAGTCAAGGCAAAACCGTCATTTTCTTTGCAAGCAGTAGGAGTGTGCTCGCCATTTTGGCCATAGCTGATGAAATCAAAGAAAGTTCTGCTAAGGCAATTAAATCACTTCAGAACAGGGGTATAAGGGTCTATATGCTGACAGGTGACAATGAGCAAACAGCTAAAGCCGTGGCTGACAAGGTTGGTATTGAAAACTACAAAGCAGAAGTAATGCCCTCTGAGAAAGCAGAATTTGTAAAAGCATTGCAAGAGCAGGGTAAGGTCGTGGCAATGGTCGGTGACGGAATCAACGATTCACATGCGCTGGCCCAGGCTGATGTGAGCATTGCCATGGGGAAAGGTTCAGACATAGCCATGGACGTAGCCAAGATGACGCTCATTACTTCAGACCTGCTTGCAATTCCCAAGGCATTGAAGTTGTCAAGAAAAACAGTTCAAGGTATAAGGCAAAACCTGTTCTGGGCCTTTATCTACAACATTATCGGTATTCCTATTGCTGCTGGGGTGTTATACAGCTACAATGGGTTTTTGCTCGACCCTATGATTGCCGGGGCCGCTATGGCTTTTAGCTCGGTCTCTGTTGTGGCAAACAGCCTGAGGCTGAAAACAGCCAAATTATAG
- a CDS encoding heavy-metal-associated domain-containing protein: MNTLKFKSNINCTGCLSKVTPFLEKEESIEKWEVDLENPNKLLTIEGSRVSEEKVISILSKVGFDAQPIR; the protein is encoded by the coding sequence ATGAATACGTTAAAGTTTAAATCAAATATCAATTGTACAGGATGCTTGTCAAAGGTCACTCCATTTTTGGAGAAAGAAGAGAGTATTGAAAAATGGGAGGTTGATCTTGAAAACCCAAATAAGTTACTGACTATAGAGGGTAGTAGAGTCTCCGAGGAAAAAGTAATCTCTATCCTTAGCAAGGTTGGGTTCGATGCTCAACCCATTAGATAA
- a CDS encoding YceI family protein, translated as MEKTHIVICQKRQRSFKNWTYLLITLLLAFGELKAQTTFSLTPDQSFKVAGTSTLHDWEMVSDEALGNAKIVLTDGQITSIQLLTVDLPANSLKSGKKAMDKNAYKALDTKEYPNIHFELTEFETLTDQRIKAKGRLTIAGTIQEVLLDVSYEISENAILFEAEFPITFTQFKIEPPKALLGTIKTGDELQISFRTTFKSVN; from the coding sequence ATGGAGAAAACGCACATAGTGATTTGTCAGAAAAGGCAAAGAAGCTTCAAGAATTGGACTTATTTATTGATCACACTCCTCCTGGCTTTTGGAGAGTTAAAAGCACAGACAACTTTTTCCCTTACTCCTGATCAAAGCTTCAAAGTAGCAGGTACATCCACCTTGCATGATTGGGAAATGGTGTCAGATGAAGCTCTAGGCAACGCGAAAATCGTGTTGACAGATGGCCAGATCACCAGCATCCAATTACTTACTGTCGATTTGCCGGCTAATTCATTAAAGAGTGGTAAAAAGGCTATGGATAAGAATGCCTACAAAGCACTTGATACAAAGGAGTATCCTAACATACATTTTGAATTGACTGAGTTTGAGACGTTGACAGATCAGCGAATAAAAGCGAAAGGCCGGCTTACTATAGCGGGGACAATTCAAGAGGTGCTGCTCGATGTCAGTTACGAGATTTCTGAAAATGCTATCCTTTTTGAGGCAGAGTTTCCCATCACTTTCACACAATTTAAAATAGAGCCTCCGAAGGCCCTGTTAGGAACCATTAAAACGGGTGATGAGCTACAAATTTCCTTTCGAACAACCTTTAAATCAGTAAACTAA
- a CDS encoding YceI family protein translates to MTLFYTFLLTTIPFFSGPGNCTEIQWHVTGKSKVEISGTTNVSDFHCLSVNYEGQDTMEESCPLRDGSSSLSGQIIMKSVGFDCHKPSMNKDFAKTIKANEFPEIGIRFVELKKSLLDKKVLFGKVEITLAGKSKTYSVSCVVKEDGENTKQLDGNQVFRFSDFGLQAPKKLFGVIRTSDSIIVSFQLDLKKCKSCD, encoded by the coding sequence ATGACGTTATTCTATACATTTCTATTGACAACAATTCCGTTTTTTTCAGGTCCTGGAAATTGTACAGAGATACAATGGCATGTTACAGGTAAAAGTAAAGTGGAAATATCTGGTACCACTAATGTGAGTGATTTTCATTGCCTCTCTGTCAATTATGAGGGACAAGACACTATGGAAGAATCCTGTCCACTCAGGGATGGCTCGTCATCCCTGAGTGGACAAATAATCATGAAATCAGTGGGTTTTGATTGTCACAAACCCAGCATGAACAAAGATTTTGCTAAAACAATAAAGGCAAATGAATTTCCTGAAATAGGAATCAGGTTTGTCGAGCTTAAGAAAAGCCTGTTGGACAAAAAAGTACTTTTTGGGAAAGTAGAAATTACACTTGCTGGAAAATCCAAGACATATTCCGTTTCGTGTGTGGTGAAAGAAGATGGTGAGAATACTAAGCAGTTGGATGGCAATCAGGTTTTTCGCTTTTCAGACTTTGGATTGCAAGCTCCCAAGAAGTTGTTTGGAGTAATTCGAACAAGCGATTCGATTATCGTAAGTTTTCAGTTGGATTTAAAAAAATGTAAGAGCTGTGATTGA
- a CDS encoding HYC_CC_PP family protein — translation MKKISRILLVILLITISMGVTINKHFCGEMLESIAIYQQVDSCCEGADMPKGCCHDEQEAYQLDEYQVNSFNFIFKAPQLVNPIAFADLQMLFRVMQIDHSDSFYTAEPPPLAESDLLVEIQTFLL, via the coding sequence ATGAAAAAAATCAGTCGCATATTGCTCGTAATTCTGTTGATTACCATTTCCATGGGAGTGACGATTAACAAGCACTTCTGTGGAGAAATGTTGGAGAGCATAGCGATCTATCAACAAGTCGACTCCTGCTGCGAAGGAGCTGATATGCCTAAAGGCTGTTGTCATGATGAACAGGAAGCATACCAGCTGGATGAATATCAGGTTAACAGCTTTAATTTCATTTTTAAGGCTCCTCAGCTTGTAAACCCTATCGCATTTGCTGATTTGCAAATGCTGTTCAGGGTTATGCAAATAGATCATTCTGATTCTTTTTACACTGCAGAACCGCCTCCATTAGCTGAATCCGACCTGCTGGTAGAGATTCAGACATTCCTTCTTTAA
- a CDS encoding efflux RND transporter permease subunit yields MLNKTIKFFLENKLVTVLLLLIFIGWGVSTAPFNWKMDFFPRDPVAVDAIPDIGENQQIVFTTWMGRSPQDIEDQISYPLTTALLGIPGVKTIRSNSIFGLSSIYIIFEEDIEFYWSRSRILEKLNSLPAGILPNGVQPALGPDATALGQIFWYTLEGRNPETGEPTGGWDPQELRTIQDYYVGYSLTSAKGVSEVAAIGGFIKEYQVDIDPVAMKENNVTVSQIMNAVRKSNLDVGARTIEFNRAEYLVRGLGYIENLEDLEKAVVVANDNTPIRIKDVAVVNFGPATRRGGLDKEGAEATGAVVVSRYGANPLEVIENVKEKIKEIAPGLPSKTLADGTVSKVTIVPFYDRTGLIKETLGTLEKALTEEILISIIVVIIVVMNLRASVIISTLLPLGVLMTFIVMRYAGVDANIVALSGIAIAIGVMVDVGVVFTENIIRHLDKPENKGISNKEKLEVIYRATTEVATAVITALTTTVVSFLPVFAMEAAEGKLFKPLAFTKTFAMLAALFIGLAVIPALAHWLFSIRLGKERTVRIWNTALIALGIFILIYSSSWMGIILILLGANKVSEKWISKKWRWVSEYLNVAIIIVSLAILLTREWLPLGAQNSLLTNFTFVGAVIVLVLGSLLLLVKFYTPILRWCLNNKWKFLALPVFVLLFGILSWTGFESMFGWAGHTAEKAGWEVRQTSLWQSLNKNFPGTGKEFMPALDEGSYLLMPTTMAHSGVEENVDVIRKVDAYVSAIPEVDQVVGKWGRVNSALDPAPISMFENTINYLPEYMVNENGNRMRFKVDKEGAYVLKDGSSYNPENGFKKVSKEELVEDKNGEYFRQWRPEIQSPNDIWDEIIRVAKVPGMTSAPKLQPIQTRLIMLSTGMRAPIGIKVYGPDLQTIETVGLELERILQQVPSVQASSVFADRIVGKPYLEFKVDRDEIARYGLTVEDFQKSVEVAIGGVKLTSTVEGRERFPVRVRYAREFRDNPEDMKKVLIPTPSGTQVPLGELAKVTYRRGPQVIKSEDTFLVGYVIFDKKEGTAEVDVVEEAQRFIDAKIASGEFTVPAGVNFKFTGNYENQIRATKRLAIVVPVCLLAIFLILYFQFGNVSTTAMVFSGVFVAFSGGFLLIWLYGQEWFLNFSMVGINMRDLFQVDTVNLSVAVWVGFIALFGVASDNGVIMATYLKQIFEERKPSDVAAVKEAVLHAGKLRIRPAIMTTATTLIALLPIFTSTGKGSDIMVPMAIPTFGGMLVQAITVFVVPVLYCMWQEGRVKRLMRKEA; encoded by the coding sequence ATGTTAAATAAAACAATCAAATTCTTTTTAGAGAATAAGCTGGTAACAGTATTGCTGTTACTCATATTCATCGGCTGGGGAGTTTCCACTGCGCCATTCAATTGGAAGATGGATTTCTTTCCCAGAGACCCGGTGGCGGTAGACGCCATACCGGATATTGGTGAAAACCAGCAAATCGTATTTACCACCTGGATGGGGCGGTCTCCTCAAGATATTGAAGACCAGATCTCTTATCCATTGACCACGGCACTCCTGGGGATTCCAGGGGTTAAAACAATCCGTAGTAACTCTATTTTCGGACTGTCGAGTATCTATATCATTTTTGAAGAAGATATAGAATTTTACTGGAGTAGATCCAGAATTCTGGAGAAGTTAAACTCCCTACCGGCAGGGATTTTGCCCAATGGCGTTCAACCAGCACTTGGACCGGATGCAACAGCATTGGGTCAGATCTTCTGGTACACACTGGAAGGGCGAAATCCGGAGACTGGAGAGCCCACCGGGGGCTGGGACCCACAAGAGCTTCGCACCATTCAGGACTATTATGTAGGCTATTCTCTCACTTCGGCAAAGGGTGTTTCTGAAGTTGCGGCTATCGGAGGATTTATCAAAGAGTATCAGGTCGATATAGACCCTGTAGCCATGAAAGAGAACAATGTCACTGTTTCTCAGATTATGAACGCAGTCAGGAAGAGCAACCTCGATGTCGGGGCCCGAACCATTGAATTCAATAGAGCGGAATACTTGGTAAGGGGGCTCGGATATATTGAAAACCTGGAAGACTTAGAGAAGGCGGTAGTGGTAGCCAATGATAACACTCCCATTCGCATTAAAGATGTGGCAGTAGTCAATTTTGGGCCTGCCACAAGGCGCGGTGGTTTAGATAAGGAGGGTGCTGAAGCTACCGGAGCTGTAGTGGTATCCAGGTACGGAGCCAACCCACTGGAAGTCATTGAAAACGTCAAGGAAAAGATAAAGGAAATAGCTCCCGGACTTCCTTCCAAAACATTGGCAGACGGTACAGTGTCTAAGGTGACCATTGTCCCGTTTTACGATCGTACGGGGCTGATCAAAGAAACCCTGGGTACCTTGGAAAAGGCGCTAACCGAAGAAATTCTGATTAGTATCATTGTGGTGATCATTGTGGTGATGAACCTTCGTGCCTCAGTGATCATCTCTACACTTCTTCCTTTAGGTGTATTGATGACATTTATTGTCATGAGGTATGCCGGGGTAGATGCAAACATTGTGGCACTTTCGGGTATTGCCATTGCGATTGGAGTCATGGTGGATGTGGGGGTAGTTTTCACGGAAAACATTATTCGGCACCTTGATAAGCCTGAAAATAAAGGCATATCCAACAAAGAAAAGTTGGAGGTGATCTATCGAGCGACTACAGAAGTAGCTACCGCTGTGATTACAGCCCTCACCACTACGGTAGTGAGTTTTCTACCCGTTTTTGCTATGGAGGCGGCAGAAGGCAAACTCTTTAAGCCGTTGGCCTTTACTAAAACCTTTGCTATGCTTGCTGCCCTGTTTATAGGCCTGGCGGTTATCCCAGCTTTAGCACATTGGTTGTTTTCCATTAGGTTAGGCAAAGAACGGACCGTAAGAATTTGGAACACAGCACTTATTGCTCTCGGAATCTTCATACTCATTTACTCATCCAGTTGGATGGGAATTATTTTGATACTACTAGGGGCGAATAAGGTATCGGAAAAATGGATATCCAAAAAATGGCGGTGGGTCTCCGAGTACCTTAATGTTGCCATTATCATCGTATCACTTGCCATTTTACTAACACGAGAGTGGTTACCCTTAGGTGCACAAAACAGCTTGCTGACCAACTTTACTTTTGTGGGTGCGGTGATTGTTTTGGTGCTTGGATCTTTGCTGCTCCTGGTAAAATTTTATACCCCAATTCTGAGATGGTGTCTCAACAATAAATGGAAATTCCTGGCACTCCCGGTTTTCGTGCTGTTGTTCGGGATACTCTCATGGACAGGGTTTGAAAGTATGTTTGGTTGGGCAGGCCATACAGCTGAAAAAGCAGGTTGGGAGGTTCGTCAAACAAGTCTTTGGCAATCACTTAACAAAAACTTCCCGGGCACTGGTAAAGAATTTATGCCAGCGCTCGATGAGGGTTCATATTTATTGATGCCCACCACTATGGCTCATTCCGGAGTAGAGGAAAATGTTGATGTCATCCGAAAAGTAGATGCCTATGTATCCGCTATTCCAGAGGTAGATCAGGTAGTGGGCAAGTGGGGTCGCGTCAACTCAGCATTAGACCCTGCACCCATTTCCATGTTTGAGAATACCATCAATTATTTGCCCGAGTATATGGTGAATGAAAATGGCAACCGTATGCGGTTTAAGGTAGACAAGGAAGGGGCCTATGTATTAAAGGATGGTAGTTCTTATAATCCAGAGAACGGTTTTAAAAAGGTTTCCAAAGAAGAGCTGGTTGAAGATAAAAACGGTGAATATTTCCGGCAATGGCGACCAGAGATTCAGTCTCCAAATGATATTTGGGATGAGATCATCAGAGTGGCCAAAGTACCTGGTATGACTTCGGCTCCAAAACTGCAGCCAATTCAAACACGGCTCATTATGCTTTCAACAGGCATGCGGGCGCCAATAGGTATCAAGGTTTATGGGCCTGACCTACAAACCATAGAGACCGTTGGTTTGGAGTTAGAGCGTATTCTCCAGCAGGTACCCAGTGTTCAGGCTTCATCGGTATTTGCCGATCGAATTGTTGGAAAACCGTATCTCGAATTCAAAGTGGATCGAGACGAAATAGCACGCTATGGCCTTACGGTAGAAGACTTTCAAAAGTCAGTGGAAGTGGCCATTGGGGGTGTAAAACTTACGTCTACTGTAGAGGGCAGAGAGAGATTTCCCGTACGTGTACGCTATGCCCGTGAATTCCGGGACAATCCAGAGGACATGAAGAAGGTCTTAATCCCCACGCCATCCGGTACTCAGGTTCCTTTAGGTGAACTGGCTAAAGTCACTTATAGACGTGGACCGCAGGTGATCAAAAGTGAAGATACTTTCCTGGTAGGCTATGTGATCTTTGACAAAAAAGAAGGCACTGCAGAGGTTGATGTAGTCGAAGAAGCACAACGATTTATAGATGCTAAGATCGCATCCGGTGAATTTACAGTACCGGCTGGGGTCAATTTCAAGTTTACTGGAAACTATGAAAACCAGATCAGAGCAACCAAAAGACTGGCTATAGTAGTACCAGTATGTCTTTTGGCAATTTTTCTGATTCTGTACTTTCAGTTCGGAAATGTTTCTACCACTGCTATGGTATTCTCAGGAGTATTTGTGGCGTTTTCAGGAGGCTTTTTGCTGATCTGGCTATATGGACAGGAATGGTTTCTCAATTTTTCCATGGTGGGAATTAACATGAGAGACCTCTTTCAGGTAGATACAGTCAATCTAAGTGTAGCGGTATGGGTGGGATTCATAGCCTTGTTTGGAGTAGCCTCAGACAATGGTGTGATTATGGCTACTTATCTTAAGCAAATCTTCGAGGAGCGAAAACCGTCCGATGTTGCCGCTGTGAAAGAAGCTGTGCTTCATGCGGGTAAGCTAAGAATCAGACCGGCTATTATGACCACAGCCACAACACTGATAGCCTTACTTCCGATTTTCACCTCAACTGGTAAAGGATCTGATATTATGGTGCCTATGGCGATCCCCACGTTTGGAGGAATGTTGGTTCAGGCCATCACCGTGTTCGTTGTGCCCGTGCTCTACTGCATGTGGCAAGAGGGCAGAGTGAAGCGATTAATGAGAAAGGAGGCCTAA
- a CDS encoding TolC family protein — translation MKKNLLQLFVLFTLMLSPNVVNAQSELDSYVQIAGENNPQLKSLFQQYMAALERLPQAKSLPDPTVAFGVFVSPVETRVGAQRANISISQMFPWFGQLKAQESVVADLAKARYQEFEDAKNKLQFEVRSTYNNLYVLHSAIDITQENIVLLNSFKELAKVRFESGKGSFVNVLRIDMEVLELDSQLELLRDSETPILSRFKELLNTELPSVIAFPDTLWSDDLETDRAFLNDSLLANNPVLSKYDYEMSSLTNQARVAELKGKPSFSVGLSYINIAKRDGVDVSGNGRDAIALPQVGIRIPLYRKKYQAMVKEKQILRESVRLQKDNTINRLQTNLEEWIKDYRDAVRREELYEQLSGIARQSLNLLVSEYTTEGSDFEEVLRMDRQLLKYELELEKARADRNTTVAYINYLIGK, via the coding sequence ATGAAAAAGAACCTACTACAATTATTCGTTTTGTTCACACTCATGCTTTCGCCCAATGTGGTGAATGCCCAAAGCGAACTGGATAGTTACGTGCAAATTGCGGGAGAAAACAACCCTCAGCTTAAATCCTTGTTTCAGCAGTATATGGCAGCCCTGGAACGATTGCCACAGGCCAAATCATTGCCTGACCCTACGGTTGCATTTGGAGTTTTTGTAAGTCCGGTCGAAACCCGGGTTGGTGCTCAAAGGGCCAATATTTCGATTTCGCAAATGTTCCCATGGTTTGGCCAATTGAAAGCGCAGGAAAGCGTTGTGGCCGATCTTGCCAAAGCAAGATACCAAGAGTTCGAAGATGCAAAGAATAAGCTGCAGTTCGAAGTAAGGTCTACTTACAACAACTTGTACGTCTTGCACTCGGCAATTGATATTACTCAGGAGAATATCGTACTACTGAACAGCTTCAAAGAATTGGCCAAGGTCAGGTTTGAATCAGGTAAAGGGAGTTTTGTCAACGTCTTGAGAATAGACATGGAAGTGTTGGAGTTGGATTCACAACTTGAATTACTCAGAGACAGTGAGACTCCCATTCTTTCCAGATTCAAAGAACTGCTCAACACTGAGCTTCCTTCGGTGATTGCCTTTCCGGATACACTTTGGAGCGATGACTTGGAGACTGATCGTGCCTTTTTGAATGACTCTCTTCTGGCAAATAACCCAGTCCTGAGTAAGTATGATTATGAGATGTCATCATTGACTAATCAGGCCAGAGTGGCAGAGTTAAAGGGAAAGCCGTCATTCAGTGTTGGGTTGAGCTATATAAATATTGCCAAGCGTGATGGCGTGGATGTTTCAGGCAATGGAAGAGACGCCATTGCCTTGCCTCAGGTAGGTATCAGAATACCCCTTTACCGCAAGAAATATCAGGCTATGGTTAAGGAGAAGCAGATTTTGAGAGAGTCTGTGCGATTGCAAAAGGATAATACAATCAATCGCTTGCAGACCAATCTTGAAGAGTGGATAAAGGACTATCGCGATGCAGTAAGGCGCGAAGAGCTATACGAGCAATTGAGTGGGATAGCCCGTCAGTCGCTGAATTTACTGGTATCGGAATATACCACGGAAGGGTCAGACTTCGAGGAAGTACTGAGAATGGATCGCCAACTACTGAAATATGAGTTGGAACTGGAAAAAGCAAGGGCCGACAGAAATACGACTGTAGCCTACATCAATTACTTAATCGGAAAATAA